The nucleotide window tttttaaaagcaaccagtctaaacacaaacatatatatatatatatatatatatatacacatgttaCAAAGAAAAGGACCAAATGTGCTCTAAGGGTTGTGAAATTACTAGTGATTTCTATCTTACCCTAAAAATCCcctcattttccaaattttctaaaataagcacATATGGTATTTATTATGAGAAAACTATGGGGAATGTTACAACTACAGacctagaaaagaaaaacttggaGTGGATGGGACTCATAACTATAGAACTACCAGACTGAGACATGAACATGAAAACTTAGTTTTGTAAATACTGTAATAATATGCagtacacagaaataaaataagaggaaaaacttACCTCCAAACTTACAgaatctgaaaataaatatggCATGTCAACAGTGTTTATCTCTGTGATACTAAAGCAATATAAACTATTCTTTAAATCTGGAAAATAATAAcagtcaattaaaattttaaaaattgttcaattTATTAATGATCAGTATTGGAATATGGACAAAATAAGTATCACCAGGATTATTACCCAGAGGAAATTTTAATTACTGCATGGTATTCTATCCTATGAATACTCTATCAtctatttaaccatttttttattgctgaaatttAGAGTATTTCTCATCCAAAGTGCCAAACAAATGTTATgatttgttaaaagaaatattactgtatattttggcttttattttaaaaattctcaatggCTTTTAGAGACAGCATCAAGAAGAAGGAAGTGGAAAGTCAGTATTATTCATAAACTAGGCAACTGTTTTATTGCCTGATGTGTTCACTAGTCATGCAGTGGGGTGCACCGTACTGACTTTTCAGTACAGGCTCTCATTGCCCACCTCCCatctcacctcctccctcctcctcccacaggaAATGTTATGAGAATTTTCCAATCTAAAATCATATAACTTGtgaaaaatacaggaaaacaaaatatagaacataTAAATCACCACCCAAAGACCACCAATGCTAACTTTTGGTGTTTTTTACACCTTCCAGAATCTGTAAGTTCCTCCACCacccgcctctcccctccccacatctcTGGGCTAAAATCAGAGATTGATTTAAGATGAGTGGGATGCCTTGCCCTCCTCTATTGTCCGacattttagttacattttcTCTTAgttcttttgaaattataaaagtatagTATCAGATAAAAGCTGAATGAGTAAACTAATAAAATACTGAGTTTCTAGAAAACTCCGCGCCGGGAGTGGGGGGGTGCGGTGGAGGATGAGTGGGAGGTGGATGAATCAGCCATATTAGAGAACCTGGGAAGGTGAGCAGAGTTGGAAACGTGATAGATCTAATAATTTATTGGGTTGGAATTTGTCAATCACTACAGCCCAGCAAATGAGATTAGAGCAGAATTGTGGGCGGGAAGGGGGTGACGCAGCAAGCTATTTGCACCAAGAAAATTCAGCGAAGAGACAGCTGCGTAATCAAATTGCAgcaccgttttttttttttttttttttttcttttcttgcagcaGCAGCTGCTTGCGGAGGAGGTCTGCCCACTGCGGCTGTCTGCAGTCTCTGGCCCGCTCCTGCAGTACACCGGTCACGGCAGCCATCGCCGCCCTCTGCACCCAGCCCAGGCCGCGGCTCCTTCTGTCCGGATCAGCAAGCCTCAGAGCTGCTTTTTATCCCGCAGCAGCTCCCGCAGTCCGGCCCCCACTGAACgttccacccctgccccagccactgccGCTTCTGACATTTCGGTGAGTCTTTTCCTGCGGAGGTCAGGTCTCGTGAGCTTAGTAGTAGCCTCCTTAGGCGTGTAAGGTCCTTTGAAAAATGGCCGAGTCAGCAAACCACAAGGAACTGTCAGAATCCAGTCAAGAAGAGGCTGGTAATAATATAATGATGGAGGGGCCTGGGGAAAATCGGGAGCGCGGTGAAGATGCCGCTGCTGGGCCTGGAGATGATGGGAAGCCCGGCGAAGAAGCCGCCGCTGGGCttggggaagaaggggagaaaggTGAAAATGCTGCTGCGGGGTCTGGGAAAGACGAGCGAAAAGGTGGAGATAATGAGGAGGACTCAGACACAGACCGTCCGAAAGGACTTATCGGTTATCTTTTAGATACAGATTTTGTCGAAAGTCTACCTGTGAAAGTTAAGTACCGTGTGTTAGCCCTTAAGAAGCTTCAAACTAGAGCGGCCAACTTAGAGTCCAAATTCCTGAGGGAATTTCATGACATTGAAAGAAAGTTTGCTGAAATGTATCAGCCCTTACTGGAAAAAAGACGGCAGATCATCAATGCCATCTATGAACCCACAGAAGAGGAATGTGAATATAAATCAGACTCTGAGGACTATGATGATGAGGAAATGTTTGATGAGGAAGAGATGTATGGTAATGAGGAGGGTATGGTACATGAGTATGTGGATGAGGATGATGGTTATGAGGACTATTATTATGATTATgctgttgatgatgatgatgatgatgacgacgacGGCATTGAGGCTACTGGAGAAGAGAATAAGGAAGAAGAGGATCCTAAGGGAATTCCTGATTTTTGGCTGACTGTCTTAAAAAACGTTGACACACTCACTCCTTTGATTAAGAAATATGATGAGCCTATTCTGAAGCTCCTAACAGATATTAAAGTGAAGCTTTCAGATCCTGATGA belongs to Eulemur rufifrons isolate Redbay chromosome 30, OSU_ERuf_1, whole genome shotgun sequence and includes:
- the NAP1L2 gene encoding nucleosome assembly protein 1-like 2, coding for MAESANHKELSESSQEEAGNNIMMEGPGENRERGEDAAAGPGDDGKPGEEAAAGLGEEGEKGENAAAGSGKDERKGGDNEEDSDTDRPKGLIGYLLDTDFVESLPVKVKYRVLALKKLQTRAANLESKFLREFHDIERKFAEMYQPLLEKRRQIINAIYEPTEEECEYKSDSEDYDDEEMFDEEEMYGNEEGMVHEYVDEDDGYEDYYYDYAVDDDDDDDDDGIEATGEENKEEEDPKGIPDFWLTVLKNVDTLTPLIKKYDEPILKLLTDIKVKLSDPDEPLSFTLEFHFKPNEYFKNELLTKTYVLKSRLAYYDPHPYRGTAIEYSTGCEIDWNEGKNVTLKTIKKKQKHRIWGTIRTVTEDFPKDSFFNFFSPHGISSNGGDRNDDFLLGHNLRTYIIPRSVLFFSGDALESQQEGVVREVNDAIYDKIIYDNWMAAIEEVKACCKNLEALVEDIDR